Part of the Sinomonas atrocyanea genome is shown below.
GCAGCGGCGCGGCTCCGCTGGAGGACCTGATCTCCGGCCGTGCGCTGACCCGGCGCGCGGCCGAAATGGGAGCACCCGACCTGGACGCCTCAGAGCTCATCGCCCTCGCTGGCAGCCGCGGTCCCGGTGGCCGCAGCCGGGCCCTGGAACGGATGGCCGAGGACGCCGTCGAGGAACTCGTGCGCGCCGTGGTGAACCTGGCCGTGGTCCTGGACCCCGAGAAGATCTCCATCGGCGGGGGAGTGGCCACCGAAAGCGCCGCAGCGGCGTTCCTCCCACCGCTGCGCGCCGCTCTCGAGGAGTACGTGCCCTACCCGCCCGAAGTCCTCGTCTCACCGGACGCGAACGAGCTGTCCATGCTGGGCGCCCTCCTGCTGGCCTACCGCCGTCTTGGCTGCCCGGTCCCGGCCGTGAAGATGCCACCGGCCGATTCGACGCCAGAGCAGCACCTCCTGCCCGAAACTGTATAAGCCCCGATCGCCAAAGGAACCCGATGGACCTGATCATCGCCGACACGCCCTCGCAACTGGGAGAGGACGCAGCCGCACTCATCACCGACCAAGTCCGCCGCCAGCCCAACACCGTGCTCGGACTGGCGACCGGATCCTCCCCACTTCCGGTCTACGAGCACCTCGGCCGCCACCGCGGGACCGACTTCTCCAGCGTTACCTGCTTCGCCCTCGACGAGTACGTCGGAGTGGCAGCCGAGCACCCACAGAGCTACCGGCGGTTCATCGCCGACCGCATCGCCGGCCCCCTCGGCATCGCCCCCGGCCGGGTCCACGTCCCAGCCGGGGACGCCCAGGACCTGGACGCCGCCTGCGCCGCCTTCGAAGAGTCGATCGCGGAGGCAGGCGGAGTGGACCTCCAGATCCTGGGAATCGGTCGCAACGGCCATCTGGCCTTCAACGAGCCCGGCTCGGCGTTCTCCTCCCGCACCCGCCCGGTCCGCCTCACCGAGGACACCCGAAGGGTCAACGCCCGATTCTTCGACTCCCTCGGCCACGTCCCCACCCACGCCGTGACCCAAGGACTGGCCACCATCATGGAAGCACGCCGCCTGCTCCTCGTCGCCCAAGGAGCGGACAAGGCAGCCGCCCTCGTCCAGGCGCTCGAGGGCCCCGTCACCGAGGCCTTCCCGGCCTCCA
Proteins encoded:
- the nagB gene encoding glucosamine-6-phosphate deaminase, with translation MDLIIADTPSQLGEDAAALITDQVRRQPNTVLGLATGSSPLPVYEHLGRHRGTDFSSVTCFALDEYVGVAAEHPQSYRRFIADRIAGPLGIAPGRVHVPAGDAQDLDAACAAFEESIAEAGGVDLQILGIGRNGHLAFNEPGSAFSSRTRPVRLTEDTRRVNARFFDSLGHVPTHAVTQGLATIMEARRLLLVAQGADKAAALVQALEGPVTEAFPASIIQRHPHATVIADSAAAALLNSASAATVA